A genome region from Myxococcales bacterium includes the following:
- a CDS encoding LysR family transcriptional regulator: protein MLTSLRRNVWNWLPAFVEIAEAGSVVAAARRLALTPAAVSRTLGLLEDALGRPLFDRVGKRLVLTSAGVALRDAVRAATRAVETGLADGADDPFLGALRVASIGVLTDHVVVPALIELKRAHPGLAPEHAVVGPAEANALLVRGVLDVAFYYEELTSDEIAVERLGALGASIYCGRRHPLFGARRPTRAAVLAHPFSVPRVGDSGRVQDGWPAELARTVGMRITMLRSNLQVALSGTLLTVLPDVTAAPHLARRELRRLTMIALPPIEVFAARHRGALGRRAGQAMTDAARARLAAVCAV, encoded by the coding sequence ATGCTGACCTCGCTGCGCCGGAACGTCTGGAACTGGCTGCCGGCGTTCGTCGAGATCGCCGAGGCCGGCTCGGTCGTGGCGGCGGCGCGGCGGCTGGCGCTGACGCCGGCGGCGGTGTCGCGCACGCTCGGGCTGCTCGAGGACGCGCTGGGCCGGCCGCTGTTCGACCGCGTCGGCAAGCGCCTGGTGCTGACCAGCGCCGGGGTGGCGCTGCGCGACGCGGTGCGCGCGGCGACGCGCGCCGTCGAGACCGGCCTGGCCGACGGCGCCGACGATCCGTTCCTGGGCGCGCTGCGGGTCGCGTCGATCGGCGTCCTGACCGATCACGTCGTGGTGCCGGCGCTGATCGAGCTCAAGCGCGCGCACCCGGGGCTCGCGCCCGAGCACGCGGTCGTGGGGCCGGCCGAGGCCAACGCGCTCCTGGTGCGCGGCGTGCTCGACGTCGCGTTCTACTACGAGGAGCTCACCAGCGACGAGATCGCGGTCGAGCGGCTGGGCGCGCTGGGCGCGTCGATCTACTGCGGTCGCCGGCACCCGCTGTTCGGCGCGCGGCGCCCGACCCGGGCCGCGGTGCTGGCGCACCCGTTCTCGGTGCCGCGGGTCGGCGACAGCGGCCGGGTCCAGGACGGCTGGCCCGCGGAGCTGGCGCGCACGGTCGGCATGCGCATCACGATGCTGCGCTCGAACCTGCAGGTCGCGCTGTCGGGCACGCTCTTGACGGTGCTGCCCGACGTCACCGCCGCGCCGCACCTGGCCCGGCGCGAGCTGCGCCGCCTGACGATGATCGCGCTGCCGCCGATCGAGGTGTTCGCGGCGCGCCACCGGGGAGCGCTCGGCCGCCGGGCCGGGCAGGCGATGACCGACGCCGCCCGGGCCCGGCTGGCCGCGGTGTGCGCGGTGTGA
- a CDS encoding acylphosphatase, producing the protein MAPGQATPPTRRIRARVRGRVQGVGYRAGAARAAARLGLAGWVANQADGTVALEAQGPAAAVAALLAWCQRGPALAAVAAVDVDERPVADGDVGFAIRR; encoded by the coding sequence ATGGCACCGGGTCAAGCCACGCCGCCGACGCGACGCATCCGTGCGCGGGTGCGCGGGCGGGTGCAGGGGGTGGGCTACCGGGCCGGGGCGGCGCGCGCGGCCGCGCGGCTCGGGCTCGCCGGCTGGGTCGCGAACCAGGCCGACGGCACGGTCGCGCTCGAGGCCCAGGGCCCGGCCGCGGCGGTGGCGGCGCTCCTCGCGTGGTGCCAGCGCGGCCCGGCGCTGGCCGCGGTGGCGGCGGTCGACGTCGACGAGCGGCCGGTCGCCGACGGCGACGTCGGGTTCGCGATCCGGCGCTGA